The Sylvia atricapilla isolate bSylAtr1 chromosome 13, bSylAtr1.pri, whole genome shotgun sequence genome includes a region encoding these proteins:
- the RSL24D1 gene encoding probable ribosome biogenesis protein RLP24 — protein sequence MRIEKCYFCSGPIYPGHGVMFVRNDCKIFRFCKSKCHRNFKKKRNPRKMRWTKAFRKAAGKELTVDNSFEFEKRRNEPVKYQRELWNKTVDAMKRVEEIKQKRQARFIMNRLKKSKELQKAEDIKEVKQNLHLLRAPHAGTPKQLEDKMVQKLQEDVPMEEDS from the exons atgcGCATCGAGAAGTGCTACTTCTGCTCGGGGCCCATCTACCCGGGGCACGGCGTCATGTTCGTGCGCAACGACTGCAAG ATATTTAGATTCTGCAAATCAAAATGCCAcagaaactttaaaaagaagCGAAATCCCAGAAAGATGAGATGGACTAAAGCATTCCGTAAAGCAGCTGGCAAGGAACTGACAGTG GATAATTCATTTGAATTTGAAAAACGTAGGAACGAACCAGTGAAATACCAGAGAGAGTTGTGGAACAAGACTG tGGATGCAATGAAGAGAGTCgaggaaataaagcaaaagcgCCAAGCCAGATTTATTATGAACAG aTTAAAGAAGAGCAAAGAGTTGCAGAAGGCAGAAGACATCAAAGAAGTCAAACAGAATTTACACCTTCTTCGTGCTCCCCATGCAG gtaCACCAAAGCAGCTGGAGGACAAAATGGTGCAGAAGCTACAAGAGGATGTGCCTATGGAAGAAGACTCTTaa
- the RAB27A gene encoding ras-related protein Rab-27A: MSDGDYDYLIKFLALGDSGVGKTSLLYQYTDGKFNSKFITTVGIDFREKRVVYRPNGPDGVGGRGQRIHLQLWDTAGQERFRSLTTAFFRDAMGFLLLFDLTNEQSFLNVRNWISQLQMHAYCENPDIVLCGNKSDLEDQRMVKEEEAKELAEKYGIPYFETSAANGNNVSKAIETLLDLIMKRMERCVDKSWIPEGVVRSNGHSSTEQLNEEQEKGRCGC, translated from the exons ATGTCTGATGGGGACTATGATTACCTCATAAAATTCCTGGCACTCGGTGATTCTGGAGTAGGAAAGACCAGCCTTCTTTACCAATATACTGATGGCAAATTTAATTCCAAATTCATCACAACGGTGGGCATTGACTTCCGGGAAAAGAGAGTG GTGTATAGACCCAATGGGCCAGATGGTGTTGGTGGCAGAGGACAGAGGATCCATCTTCAGctctgggacactgcagggcaggaaag GTTTCGTAGCTTGACTACAGCTTTCTTCAGAGATGCCATGGGGTTTCTTCTGCTCTTTGATCTGACAAATGAGCAAAGCTTTCTGAATGTCAGAAACTGGATAA GTCAGCTACAAATGCATGCATATTGTGAAAACCCAGACATTGTGTTATGTGGAAACAAGAGTGACCTGGAGGACCAAAGGATGGTGAAGGAAGAAGAGGCCAAGGAACTTGCAGAAAAATATGG GATACCATATTTTGAAACCAGTGCAGCAAATGGGAATAATGTAAGCAAAGCCATTGAAACTCTGCTTGACCTCATTATGAAGCGCATGGAACGCTGTGTGGATAAATCCTGGATCCCTGAAGGGGTGGTGCGCTCCAATGGCCACAGCTCTACAGAACAACTGAACGAGGAGCAAGAAAAAGGCAGATGTGGCTGTTAG